TACGGCTAGCCCTCGTTTTACCTTGTCCCCTGCATCAGCCAGTCTGTCTATCCATTTATACATATTTATACGCGGAATTAAGTATAAATGGGTAAACTTGTTATAAATCTGGAAGCCAGACCGACGTTGCGGCGCGAGACACAGCGAAATCATTGCGCTGCGTTGGGGAGATGTCGATTTCAGCATAGGCGTCATTTCTATCACCAAGTCGCGCTACCGAGAAACCGCCAGTCCAACCAAAACCGTCGCCAGCGAACGCGAGATCGAGAAATCGATCATGGAATTGCTGAAGGCGATGAAGCCGCTTCACGTCGAAGAAACCGATTTTGTTTTCAAGAACCGCGAAGGGCAACCCATCAAACAAGACAAGTGGCGCAACAAATATTGGTACCGCGCACTGCGTGCTTGCGACATCCGGCCAAGAAAATTCTACGCAATGAACAAGAAAGAGGATTTGATGAAAGAAAAATGGTCGGGGCGAGTGGATTTGAACCACCGACTTCACGGTCCCGAACCGTGCGCTCTACCAAGCTGAGCCACGCCCCGACTCGGGACAAACTAACAACACCGAAGGTAGAAAACAAGCGCAGGCGCGCCGCTCCAGATTACAAATTCCATATTCCAGATCACCGCGACTCAGTACCAAATTTGGAATCTGTAATTTGGCATCTGGAATCTCCCTCAGCGCCGTTACGCGGCGCTGACGGCCTGTCGCATTTGCCGAATCGTTTCCGCGTAGTTGGACGTTTTAAAAATTCCCGAGCCTGACACGATCACTTCGCTGCCGGCTTCAACCACGCGGGCGATGTTGTCGGATTTGACGCCGCCGTCGACTTCGATCAGGATCGACTGCTGCGCCTGGTCAATCATTCTTCTTACCTCGACAATCTTCGGCAACACATCGGGAATAAACGCCTGGCCGCCGAAGCCGGGGAAGACGGTCATCATCAAGATCATGTCGATATCCGGAAAACAGGCGGCGACTTTGCTCAGCGGCACATCGGGATTGACCGCGATGGACGCTTTGGCGCCGAGCTCACGAATTTTTCTAAGGGTGGCGTTGGGATTGGCGCAAGTGTCGGGATGAATCGAAACCCAATCGGCGCCGGCTTTGATGAACTCCGGCGCATACTTGCCCGGGTCGGTGATCATTAGATGCACGTCGACCGGAATCGTGGTCACTTTTCGCACCCATTCGACGACCACCGGACCGATGGTTATGTTGGGTACGAAGTGACCGTCCATGACGTCGACGTGGAGCCAATCGGCGCCGGCTGCTTCAACCGCCTGGATCTCGTCCTTGAGCCGGCTGAAATCGGCAGAAAGAATCGACGGAGCAATCTTGATCGAAGACATTTAGTTGACCTTTCTCATGCGCGCCGCAAAGAAGCCGTCGCTGTTGTCGCGGTGCGGCAGCGCTAAAAAATATTTTCCCTGCACCAGCGATTTTGCTGGCTCAGGAAGATAGTTTGCGGCGGCTTCCAACTCGAATCCATCGTGTTCAGATAAAAATCGTCGAACCACTTCGTCATTTTCTTCGGCCATCAGCGTACAAGTAGAATAAACTAGAACGCCGCCAGGTTTAAGATATCCGCTTGCGTTGTTCAATATCTTGCGTTGCAGAGCGCTTAGCCTCTTGACGTCGCTTTGATCGCGCTGCCATTTGATTTCCGGATGGGAGCGCAGCGTGCCGAAGCCGCTGCAGGGCGCGTCGACTAAAATGCGGTCGTAGTTGGTAGATAATGCGGCTGGTAATGTTTCACCCATGTCGTGGCACAACGCTTCTATCGAACGCAGCCCCAGCCGCGACCTGTTGTCGTTGATCTTGGCGATGCCGCTAGGCGACCTATCAACGGCGATGACCGAGCCACGGTCATCCATCAACTCGGCCACGTGAGTTGCCTTGCCGCCGGGCGCGGCGCAGGCGTCGAGAATCCGCTCGTTGGGCTGCGGATCGAGCAGATACGATACAAGTTGCGAGGCTTCGCCTTGCACTTGAAAGTATCCCTCAGCGAATCCCGGAATACGATCGATGGCAGGTGCGGACTTAAGCCAAATGCCTACGGGAGAATTTCGCGTCGGCAACGCCTCGATACCGTTCTCGGCGAGCTGGGTAAGCAAAACGTCTCGGGAGATCTTTCTAACGTTGACGCGAACGACGAGCGGTGCTTGATCGTTGCTGGCACTCATCAGAGCGATTGCTTCGTCGCTGCCAAAATAATCGCGCCATTTCTCGACCAACCATTGCGGATGGGAATACTCTTGAGCCAGTGTAGCCACCGATGAATTTGACAACCGCGGTTGCGCTCTGTCGTCGCGTTGGCGCAGAACGTTTCTCAACACGCCGTTGACGAATCCTCCAGCCCTACTGCCCTGCAACTTTTTTGCAATCTCGACCGCTTCATTGACGGCGGCATAGTCAGGCACTTTGTCGAGAAACAACAACTGATACAGAGTCAGCCGCAGAAGGTTTCTGATGAGCGGATCGGCTTCCGACAAAGGCCGGCGTAGATGGGGCTGCAGGCGCCCATCGATTTTGCCGCGCCAACGCAGGGTGCCGTGCACGACCTCGGTCAAGAGCCCGCGATCGCGCTCGTCGAAGGGCTGCGATCTCATGCTGCTATCGAGGAGAATGTCAGCGTAGGCTTTGCGCGTATCGACTTTGCTTAGGATTTCGGCGGCAAGCTGGCGAACGTTGGTCTTCTCATCCGAGGCGGTCACCGGTTTTGATCCTTGCTCCTTTGACAAACTCGGTTCCCGGGAGCCGTT
This window of the Deltaproteobacteria bacterium genome carries:
- a CDS encoding ribulose-phosphate 3-epimerase, with translation MSSIKIAPSILSADFSRLKDEIQAVEAAGADWLHVDVMDGHFVPNITIGPVVVEWVRKVTTIPVDVHLMITDPGKYAPEFIKAGADWVSIHPDTCANPNATLRKIRELGAKASIAVNPDVPLSKVAACFPDIDMILMMTVFPGFGGQAFIPDVLPKIVEVRRMIDQAQQSILIEVDGGVKSDNIARVVEAGSEVIVSGSGIFKTSNYAETIRQMRQAVSAA
- the rsmB gene encoding 16S rRNA (cytosine(967)-C(5))-methyltransferase RsmB, whose amino-acid sequence is MEYSHSLKFSWRTKNGSREPSLSKEQGSKPVTASDEKTNVRQLAAEILSKVDTRKAYADILLDSSMRSQPFDERDRGLLTEVVHGTLRWRGKIDGRLQPHLRRPLSEADPLIRNLLRLTLYQLLFLDKVPDYAAVNEAVEIAKKLQGSRAGGFVNGVLRNVLRQRDDRAQPRLSNSSVATLAQEYSHPQWLVEKWRDYFGSDEAIALMSASNDQAPLVVRVNVRKISRDVLLTQLAENGIEALPTRNSPVGIWLKSAPAIDRIPGFAEGYFQVQGEASQLVSYLLDPQPNERILDACAAPGGKATHVAELMDDRGSVIAVDRSPSGIAKINDNRSRLGLRSIEALCHDMGETLPAALSTNYDRILVDAPCSGFGTLRSHPEIKWQRDQSDVKRLSALQRKILNNASGYLKPGGVLVYSTCTLMAEENDEVVRRFLSEHDGFELEAAANYLPEPAKSLVQGKYFLALPHRDNSDGFFAARMRKVN